A window of Colletes latitarsis isolate SP2378_abdomen chromosome 11, iyColLati1, whole genome shotgun sequence genomic DNA:
attgataAACCTTACGTTTAGGAGAGGCAGCTCCGATGACCTTCATTTTAACATATGTTGCCAAGGTCACTCTCCTGAGTAACATCCAAGAGGTTTTAGCCGACGctcgttttttattaaaaagttattagcatataaaaatcatataatatttattatactatacagggtgttcggccacccttgggaaaaattttaatgggggattctagaggccaaaataagacgaaaatcaagaatacaaatttgttgatgaaggcttcgttaaaaaggtattaacaattaaattaaaaaatttcaaatcgttctggaaaaattaatttcggttgcaggagtcaattgcaatcatttttgatgaataggcatacccctgaaatccgactcactttctagaaaaaaattcgagaagatgtgaaatttttcgacgaaaaaaaaaatttcaaatgctcAAGAGTGTAACCTTCATAAACTGTGTGAACGTCAAGGTTATATTGAGTATACGTATACGCAGATACTAGTATAATactaataatacatttttattaataacttttgacaACATATGTCAAAGTCAAGGTCATTGCAGCTGCCTCCTAAACGTAAGGTTTACCATACAATTATACAAAATTGTtgctttatataattttttcttATAATCTAATCACGTGTAATAGTTTTAGGTGAATATTAACTCTAAGTTGTAAAATTTACGCACAATAGTTCAGATGTAACTTCTGGAGtggtaatattatattttcacggATGAAATTCTGCATCCACCCTTCCCCTCTTTTGTCTTTGTTGTTTCACGTTTCAGAAAATGCATACAGCATCTTTCTCAGCAATATTAAAATCTAAAATCTTATGTCATATTTTATATTCTCCCAATTATATGATTGGAACTAGAGAATTAATATACAAACGAGTAAATTAAATGATTTACTATAAAGTTTTGACAGTTTTGAAAGTTTTCACATTTAAATATTAGATCATACTATAAAAAAACCTTGCAGAGATTGATTCGACAATGTTAAAATGTTAGTCCACGTATGTCATTGGCGAACAGGTAATTTGTAATTTTCCTCTATTATTTCTTGCGTTACGATAATGTTGATAGTTTCTTCAGATATTTCGGTATTTCAAATATGCTACAATTTCTATATCTTATTCTTGTTacaaatttgtaataaatacaCTATGTTATTAGTTCAGTTTAATCGTTCGTTTATGTCAGGATATGAAATAATCGTTGAAACTTTTATCGGAAACATAACGAGGAAACTATGTTCCATTTCCTACGGTTAAACGTCGAATCATCCGATATGTAGATTGTGTTTCctctattttcaaataaattctcATAAATTTTATCGTGAAATAAATGCTtaggaaatatttaattaacgcGATTTCTTTAAGAGCGTTATCATTCTTATTGATCGTAGAACAATTAATTTCCAATGTTTGAGTCGCATCAACTTGTGGACCaaatttctaaaaaatattcaattagtaattcgtttaaaaaaagtGTTATTTTTGTTGGTTGTAAGACAACGCTTCTACCGAGATTTAATTGGACAAATTCTTGGTGTGTGCTGCAGAAGTTTAGAATGGTTGGTGTCATTGTCAAGGTTGCACTGTTGGTGCACTTTCTTCAGTTAATCGTCGAGGCGGCTGATCGCACTGTATGCGTTCCCAATTACTTCCGTTACATTAAAGATGACGAGACAGATATATTCAGCGGACGTATTGAGATACCATCACCGCCAAAAGGAGTTGCTCTGCAACTTAGCATCAAATTGAGCATCGCCGTCGTATTACCCACGGTGAGCGCATCTTTTCCACTCGACGAACTCGTTTAcggttaagggagtattgctgtctaagcTGTCATTtattcggcctttttttgtgatttttttttttaacgacaggtaggttgttttgtaatgacattttgcaaatatatttattcgtcttataggtatgtacagtatttttttcatcaaaaaatattaaaaattgcgagagttatagcttcttgttaaaaaaaaacgcatttaaactggcttacatgatatttcaagatttagcagaccgattgacttcaaatttggggaGAATATTCagtagacacgcctttatagctggaactagagatttaaaaaaatattgagttttactattttttttgatacgctaaagataaaagaacgattaacaaatagaaattcgaaacttgaagcgtcgccatttctttatttatcaggattttgacttctccctagttcctgctataactacaacctttcttatgaagatactttaaccccctctgtttcaaattatttagAATGTTGGAAGCCATTggggcaccttttccaaaagagccattaaataagaagttataattcccacgatttttaatatttttccatgaaaaaaatattgtacgtgcttataagatgaataaatatatctacaaagtctcagtacaaaacattctacctatcattaaaaaaaaatcacaaaaagggtcgtgaaattgacagtctagacagcaatacctccttaaagcAGCTTTCTTGCGAAATAGTTTTATGtccattgaaattttgaaaaactCCATTAAAGatatagaattttatataatttagtaACATTTTATACAGATAAATGTTTGTTATCAATTTaacattaaaaatagtaaaagaaaGAAAAGTTAGAGAAGCATAGATTAGAAAATAGAAAGGAAAAgtggaaataataaaaataacgaaACAATATAAAATGTATAACATTAATTAGTTTTTAAAAGAAGTACACATAAGAATACTATTTTACGTAGTTATTTTTACTAATTATTGATTTCTTGTGGATCGTTTTTTTAAAAGATTCAAATATttaagtttatcttagattaaaTTTGTTGTAGTCAGTTTTagtaatatgtacaaattgtttATGTTACAAAGTGTAcgaataaatatacatatactctTGCTAAATTATTTCAGAAGTACGTTGGCCGATTAGAATTGGCGCAATCGAAAGAGCAATCGGTAAAAGCTATCCAGCAGGGCAGGTCCCTgaagtataacattcattttccTCTTCGTCGTCCAATACCAACCGTAACTGCTTTGTGGTTCAACAATGAATTACTCTGTTCCGGTCCACGTGGTATGTAAGATTCTTTCAgtaacaaaattttataaaaagcaTAGAAAGCCTAACCTGTTTACCGATCTTCACAAGACAATgaattttggaaaatttcaacaTTTTATTATCATCATAGTTGGGTTTATCAACGCTTtgagaattgtaatttctaacaCTTGTATTAAAAGTTCGAGAATAGATCGAAgataaaatatgcaaaatttcaAGTAAACTAATACAGCTAATCGGATAAGCTTATTATCACTTTTTATTAATGATTAATCACAATATAAATTGTCAGGTTACAGTAACCATTTGTTTCGTTTCAGCAAGTGGACAAATTGTCACCTTCATCATGCTGAACCATACGTTGTATCCACCAGGGGTGTTAGTAGTCGTATCGAACGAAGAGAATTCAATTTTAACATATTCCAAGTTAGACAACGCGTTTAGACAACCTGTGGAATTCGCTTCAACTCCGCCGCCAATCGTTCAACCACCTCCAATTCAACCGACGACCATTCAACCCGTTACACACAGCCCAACATTCAATAGTAtcaacgaggtttgcggtcgtCCATTTGCCAATAGCAGAATTAATCATATGGTAGTAAACGGTGGGAGAACGTCACCGGGTCAGTGGCCTTGGTTGGTTGCAATATTTATCGTCAGGCACAATTTCGACTTCCAGTGTGCGGGATCGCTTGTGACGAACACTCACATTATCACAGGTATGCAAATCTTGGACAATGACAGAATTACTTTTTCACGAGGGTAGATAATAAAAACTAAATTCAATTCGGAAAGAAAATGTCCTTACAATCATATGTAAACCTGAAAACTAGAGATTCCCATTTCATGTGTGCCTAAatgttgtgtgtgtgtgtggacaGCGAAGGAGGCGAGTACTGCATGCTTGAGAGGGCCCGCGGGGCCAGTAGGGATCGTTCTAACACGAAAGATAGTGTTCTATTACACAGTTCCTGTACCTGATACACATCTACACGTGTCTGTTAATATATCCGTGTATTTCTTAATCGTGCTAATCTGCACGAATCTGTCATCTTGTTCCAAATACAAATGTCCCATTCTATTATTGGTCGTTTTGTTTTTCAGCCGCGCATTGTTTTCAATTGGGTAAcacgagcgtacacgttggggctCTGTCGATTTCTTTGGGACGTTACGAACTGCGAAACTGGAACGAAGAAGGCTCTGTAAATCGACATGTGGCCGAGTATAGACTTCATCCCGATTACAGGCCACGAGTCAACGCTCAATCGCGGACTAATTCCGATTCCGATCTGGCAGTGTTGATTTTAAGAGAGAGGGTGGAATACAGCGCGACGATCAAACCGATTTGTCTTTGGACAGCATCCACGAATCTGGATGCCGTTGTAGGAAGGTCGGGAGTCGTGGTGGGCTGGGGACGCGATGAATTTGGAAATTCCTATGTCCAGGAGCCTCGAATGAACGTATCTCCGATCGTGTCTCAGGTGAAATCACTTTCCATATCTATATTCATATACcgttcttccacgagaagaaggcacagcgtgtttacatccccactctagctgcagtccgctgattggttaTCACcgattgtggcgtcgcctcccatgctcgccaccagaggggtcgcgctctcacaagcgctcaatcgacccctcggttgctacaTGTACACTCCttaaacgacttcccaatatctccgtcgtctaaggcagggcctgctaggaagccttactgatgagtcccactaccaggcccggacgaaacgcgttccttcctttccttttctgtcctacGAGATTCACACAAGACCCACACCGATCTTTCCTCACCGTTTTCGATTAATAACTGTGGGTCAACAGACTGGAACAGGAGTTTGGGGatctaaacacgctgtgccttcttctcgtggaagaatggtacTTTTCAATCTTCAACATATTTATCTTACAATACTTAATCTTTCCTTAGTAGAAGACATGTTCTTACCCGTCTAAATTATGACACTTGGTGAAAACTGATATTTGCAAAATTTCAGAATAATTGGATAATGGAAACACATGTATTTTATCGTGATTGTACGTGTGAGTGTGTTGACAAATATCTTTAATTTCTATCAATCGTTCCATGATGAATTCAAATTCTACctggaataaaaatattattaatatacatacagggtgttcgcccaTCCCTGGGACAAAATTTTAAcggaagattttagaggccaaaataaaacaaaaatcaagaatatcagtttgttgatcgaggcttcgttaaaatgttattaacgtttaaagttacgcctgTAGAATCGCAATCCGCGTACAgcagctagtggttctcactcagaaaacttttTACaattgtcgatacgtcagtaaataGAGTGCCTCatactgagtgagaaccactactaTAGGCGGAACTCTTAAATGTTAacgactttttaacgaagcctcaatcaacaaactgatattcatgattttcgtcttattttggcccctaaaatctcccattaaaattttatatgctggataattggactatatctACATATGAAGTTATAAAAATGAGGAATATAATGACAAATCTTTGGCCacacattacattttcagtaaagaatttttttcttgaaaatgcctaggatatcggggatatgtgtatttacaaaaaatgattgtaattgatccccgcatccgaaaataatttttccagaacgatttgaaatttttttcccgccgtaaaatttatgcacctaccccctggtcgatttttcttaaaaattcgtttttgatttttcataaatttgtttgacactgcacggaaatgttgtttagtatttttttgtagatatccatgagctctacttccagactaaatttcaatgagattcgTTCGTTATTGTAGGAgtcatggctgtttgaaaattggaccacttttatagcTTTTTTCTCACgttacggtgttaaggaacaacttttcgaatattcttggaatttctacacattcttcaccaaaatacgcgttgtttgcatttttaaacattaaaatcgtccaatctgttcatgaGTTATCATATTTTAAACATAGGCATGGAATTTCTGGGACTACTATAtttttgaagaatttttttttcggaaatgcgtaggatttcttgggtatgtctattcaccaaaaatgattgcaattgacccccgcaaccaaaaataatttttccagaacgatttgaaattttttttttccatcgtaaaatttcacaccttctcgaatttttttctagaaagtggctaggatttcgggggtatgtataatgaccaaaaatgattgtaattgacccccgcaaccgaaaataatttttccagaatgatttgaaatttttttttcatcgaaaaatttaggcgcctaattagattttcggtaaggaatttttttctcgaaagtgcgtaggatttcgggggtatgtataatgaccaaaaatgattgtgattgacccccgcaaccgaatataatttttccagaacaatttgaaatttttgaatttaattgtt
This region includes:
- the LOC143347973 gene encoding serine protease gd isoform X1, yielding MATFYEVMLSAWCKHYLDIVERNSGRHVRKFRMVGVIVKVALLVHFLQLIVEAADRTVCVPNYFRYIKDDETDIFSGRIEIPSPPKGVALQLSIKLSIAVVLPTKYVGRLELAQSKEQSVKAIQQGRSLKYNIHFPLRRPIPTVTALWFNNELLCSGPRASGQIVTFIMLNHTLYPPGVLVVVSNEENSILTYSKLDNAFRQPVEFASTPPPIVQPPPIQPTTIQPVTHSPTFNSINEVCGRPFANSRINHMVVNGGRTSPGQWPWLVAIFIVRHNFDFQCAGSLVTNTHIITAAHCFQLGNTSVHVGALSISLGRYELRNWNEEGSVNRHVAEYRLHPDYRPRVNAQSRTNSDSDLAVLILRERVEYSATIKPICLWTASTNLDAVVGRSGVVVGWGRDEFGNSYVQEPRMNVSPIVSQEVCLWSNAEFASITSNRTFCAGLRNGSGPCNGDSGSGFVMYDSFTDRYYLRGVVSLSLLNRANMSCDLSQFVVYTDVAQYMDWIEAQIST
- the LOC143347973 gene encoding serine protease gd isoform X2, which translates into the protein MVGVIVKVALLVHFLQLIVEAADRTVCVPNYFRYIKDDETDIFSGRIEIPSPPKGVALQLSIKLSIAVVLPTKYVGRLELAQSKEQSVKAIQQGRSLKYNIHFPLRRPIPTVTALWFNNELLCSGPRASGQIVTFIMLNHTLYPPGVLVVVSNEENSILTYSKLDNAFRQPVEFASTPPPIVQPPPIQPTTIQPVTHSPTFNSINEVCGRPFANSRINHMVVNGGRTSPGQWPWLVAIFIVRHNFDFQCAGSLVTNTHIITAAHCFQLGNTSVHVGALSISLGRYELRNWNEEGSVNRHVAEYRLHPDYRPRVNAQSRTNSDSDLAVLILRERVEYSATIKPICLWTASTNLDAVVGRSGVVVGWGRDEFGNSYVQEPRMNVSPIVSQEVCLWSNAEFASITSNRTFCAGLRNGSGPCNGDSGSGFVMYDSFTDRYYLRGVVSLSLLNRANMSCDLSQFVVYTDVAQYMDWIEAQIST